The genomic segment AATCTTAAACCTATATCAGACAACAGACAACTTAAAGTGGgttatttattcatgtattcatattttttctctGTGGATCACAGTTCACTTCCAAGCAGCTGGAGAGGCTGGCCAAGAAGGCAGAGAAGGATTCTGAAAAAGAGCAGGCAAAGGTCAAGAAGGTAAGCGGGCAAATCAGCTGGGGTGACGTAAGGACCAAATGGTCCCACAGTACACTGTATACATCTTTCTTGCTCCACACATATCATCATtctaacacaaacaaaatgaaatgtctgtatgtctgcTCTTGACCTTTATTGGCATCCGTTTACTAGTTCTGACCAAGTCATCATAAGGTGCTTTATTGTATTGTAAAGTAAACCCTATACAGTATTAGAGGGAGAACCCCAGCAGTCAGATTATTGCctgtgagcaaacacttggtAAGGGTGGAGATGAAGAACTCCCTTTCAATAGGAAGTGACTTCCAGCAGACAACAATTACTTCAGTGTAAGTGGAAATTTGGATACCACAGACAAAATAAACAGGAGTCTGTTTTAATGTTAGATTTGAAGTACGATAATCAGAAACACCATCGCTTCGTCAGCTCTATGTTTAGCAGATGTGAGCAATGTAAAACATCCATTAAGGAAGCCTATCAgcatttttctgctttcttttttttgacatGATATGAGGTAATGCTTGTGACGTAATGCTTTGTGCTTTGTAATCTGTGCAGAAGTGTCTGATGATAAGCTTTGGGTGTGGCTGTGTGTTGTAGTAAGTGGAAGATGATGAGTCAGTGAGTAGAAAGGCTACTccatggagatttttttttaactggatatCATTGGCACTTAACATAAATGAATCAGAAAATACTCACCAAGCTCTTTTTAGCAACCCGTGTACAGCTGCCTATTCATGCAGCAAATATCCAGCGACTTCTTCATGTGATGAATAAAATCCTTCTGGTAAAGAATCAGCGCTTTAGTTAGTTTTTGCATCAAATATATGAGTTAAGAACTATGTGATCAGTCACTTCTAGTGTCAGATGAACTGATTTGTGTGTTTCTAAACTCGTGAATTTATTATCAatttctgcagaagtgaaaatCCTTACTAATTACTGAAGTCAGAGACCAAGTTATTTGCTGTTGTTTCCAGTGGTTCAATTTAAGTGAAACTGCTTTGATTGATCGGTGACCCAGTAAAAGGAACTGTAGTTGGTAGCTTTTTACTCAGAGGTGGTAAAATAGCTGGCAGACTGATGACGGGGTCCAATGAAAAGTATAAAAAGTTTGTCCCTTAATTGTCTTATGGTTGCACAAAATGCTAGCATGGGATGAACACATGAATAAACCACTTAttttagcttttgtttttttatctttttgaagtatttattagttattttattttgtgactcAGTATTGAGgtcattatttttaaacttaaactAAACAATAACTAAAAATGTAAAGTGAGTTTAACTATAGATCTAAAGACAAGACTCAAgggaaaattaaaaagtaaacataTTGTCGGTTCTTGTGATCTGAGTAAACTGTAAATGCAATTaataaatgtaagtacaaaTGATATTGAACTGAATAAAATAACATTCAACACTTACTAACTACTACTAACTACCCTACCTAATGTGTACTTTTTGCTCCCTGACAAATAACACCCCAAAACACCCAGAATCTAATAAAAAATCCAACAATAAGAAACCTCGGACTCAGTCAGGAAAACTCAGAGaaacaaaactcaaactggaaaaaacagaaacacaatctTACAATTCAGTGATCGTGGTGTATTTATGCTGATCATTTTAGCAGTCTGGTGACACTTGGAGTGGCACATATgaaccagcaggtggcagtacaaCACTAGCTCAGCAGTTTTAGAGACGCAGCGGTATTGGGCAGCTCTGTCCCAATTTGAATGTATGTTTGCTGTAGAGAATACAGAAGTGCTATTCAAACACATTCTCTTGCAACACAAGCAACGGGGTTCTGACATGACAGAGCTTTTATTATCTCACACGTCAGAAATATTTCCCTGTTGAGTCATGACAGGTTTCCCTcctgctttgctttgttgaaaAGCTGACATGCATTTGAAATGAGGAGAGATGAAAGTTTGCTCTTTGATGCTACTGTTTCCTGTTATCACTGCTGAAAGAAATATGATTACTGCCAACTTCATGCAATCTGTTCTGCTGtaaattatttatgttttaaatgaGGTGGATCACGTGTAAGGTTGGGTCACCCTAATCGCAACAGAGATGCTACTGGTTGCTGTGTAGTATAAATTTCATAATTATACAACCAGAATCACAGTAACATCATAAACATTTGGACTTTTAACAGACATTGGTGTGAATTGAGCacatttcaaagaaaaacaaaatgctaaTTTAATTGAGTTGTTAGTTATGGTGTATGAGGAAGAACACAGGAATACACAGTACAGATGCAAGGTTATTACTGATTATGTCTTTGATAATATTGAACCTGCAGCGTCTGTGCTGTGCTAACACTGAGCCAAACTTGCAAAGCtaagtatatttttaaataaaaaatgtttagttAAATTTATGGCTTTAATTCCTGTAATTTTTCTATTATATTTGTagcttgtgtgtgttgtgtctgCAGTAAAATTTAAGCAGTGATATTCAGTGTATCAGTCCTAAGACGTATCCACCCTGTCTGTGCACATAAACAAAGGATTATTCTGAAGGTTAGGAGTGTTAACAGCATCTTTGTCTCATCAACAGGCACTGCAACAGAAAAATGTGGAATGTGCCAGAGTTTACGCGGAGAATGCCATCAGGAAAAAGAACGAAGGCCTTAACTGGCTGCGCATGGCGTCTCGAGTCGATGCAGTGGCCTCTAAAGTCCAGACTGCTGTTACCATGAAAGGCGTAAGTTACAGTGTTCAGTCAGCTCAACAGTTTGCATCAAAGAGATGAGATGAAAGATTCCTAATCAACTATTTTCATATCACAAAGTGTGTATGAGGCATATGTTACAAATGCCTTTTCTTTACTTTCCAACAGGTGACCAAAAGCATGGGTCAGGTCACCAAGGCCCTGGACAAAGCTCTGAACTCCATGGATCTCCAGAAGGTCTCTGCCGTCATGGATAAGTTTGAAAGCCAAGTCCAGAACCTCGATGTCCACACTTCAGTGAGTGCCTTCAGTCAGTCCAGTATCTGTGTTTGTAGAGCActttttcatgctttttaaAATTCCACAGTAGGGTTAGAGGATGTGAAAAGTCAAACCCAGCTTTGCACTCTCTGACCTCACATTCCCTTTGTTCTCTTCTCACCTCTTTTTGTGCACCAGGTCATGGAGGATTCCATGAGCTCAGCAATGACACTGACCACGCCTCAGGAGCAGGTGGATGACCTGATCCACCAAATAGCAGAACAGAACGGCCTGGAGGTGATGGACCAGCTCAACCAGCTGCCTGCCGGGGCTACCTCAGTGGGTGCAGAGAGCTCACGGAGCCAGGAGAAAGAGGACCTGCTGTCTCGACGGTAGGAACCAGATTCTATAAGTTAAACATGTCCCCAGTAGCTATGGCTATATGTACAAACCTCAAACAATTATCTGTTTAAATAccaaaaaacaccacagcacttgcAATGACTGCTTATTAAATGTAAACAACACACACGTGTAAATATCTATTTGCAGTATTTCCTCTGCACTGTGATAACACCATTTTAGCTCTTTTTATATTCTGTGACAAAATGGTGTCACTCATTTGCAAACAGGTAGCTGGCCTGCCAGTTTCTCCTAACCCATGCATTCTCCCATTAACCCACACACCTGGTGCATCTGGAACAAATTGTAGCATTATACAACAAAATACAACCGTATTTGGTCAGGTGCAGTATGGAGCAGTGCAACAGCTGTTTGAGTCTGgcgtaaattaaaaaaagacattacATGTGTCTTATTTCAGCCCCTGCAGCTGTGTTATAACTTCTGATAAGAAGAAACTTCAAAGTGGTCCCCCATGTTTCCCTTACTCACTGAATCCTCCCCCTCCTCACCTGGTTTTCGTACTCTGGCAAAAACTTAACAAGTTACACACGATCCCGCGCTTCTGTTTTTACAACAGAGCATGAGATCAGGAAATCAGATTACTCTGCAAGTCCCTGCCCCCACACTGATGAACGCTGCTGTTGCGGTTGCAAAGTCATGAGGGAACAAGAAAGGGACAGTATGTTCAGTTCAGATATGACTCATCAGAATAATCAAATCAGCTGACGAAAGAAAATTGAATTCTCCTTTAAAGCTTCCAAGTGTCGCAAATTGTTGTCTCCTTGAATTTAGTACTAGTTAGTTACTTGGCGATTACTGTAGGTCTGCAGATGGGCGATAATGTGGgctgaaaagttaaaaaaaaacaagcaaaagtgACCAGTAGTTGAACAGAGCAAGCAATTCAACATTGCTTCAACCTTTTACATGggcatctttttctttttgtatagGAGTTAACTGTATCTCCCAGCCCAGTAAAAGCTGCATAAAATAATTTGTTGACTTGAGTTTAAATGATTTCTCTGCATGCTGTTGTGGCAGTCCTTGTATCTGACCACAGTTATTCCTAGGCAGTATGATTAGGACACAACAGGAATAGTTTCACACGCCAGCCAGGCATTAAGTAGGTGTTATAAACATCTAAAGGTGCTGCTGTCGTCCTGTGAGCGACAGGTTTCTGGCAGGAAAACGTGCAGCCAGGATGAAACACTGTTTGTGCATCGTGTTAGTGAGGTTTGATTTAATGTTTGATCATGGAATCATCCAAGTTATtgtttctggaaaaaaaaattaagtcttTTAACGTGCTAGCGCTCATTTTATCAGCTTTAACACAACGCTAGGTTTAATGTTCTAAGAAAAAATCATGAATTTCCAGAATTTAAGGtcaattttaaagaaaaatcttgTTTATTTTCTGATGTTAGAGAGATTAATTTCCTGCTAGTGCTTGAATCAAATGACTTCAATTTGCTCTTTTGGTCAAACTTCGTCACACCACTTCATAAACATGGAAtgacacataaacacaacaaaaaacgaaaatgAAACTGtaagattaaaaaacacaatctttgtcatttctttaaaagTATATAACTTCTCATGTTTTATTCCTggtcaatatttatttttctatgcAACCATTATCTTAACCACTTATCCAGTTCTTGCATTGCCATCGCGCTGGAACCTTTCCAGCAGTGAGATCTGTCCACCCTGAATGGGTCACCAGTCCATCAAATTACACGTACAgccattcactctcacattcaggacCCTGTGACACAGGAACAACATGCTGTCTCCACACAGAGAGGCCTCAACTGACAGGTCAATTCACACCCAGAACCTTCCTCCCTGCTGTACTGTGCAAATCATAAAGGCACACCTGGATGTGGTTACACGAGTTACTGCAGGCACCTGTTGGACACAGCTGATTGTTTCGCTCTCTGTGTTCACAGCAGAACTCTCAGAACTTTTTGACTGGATATGCTAAAAAGTATCCTGGGAAAAGTTTGCCAAGCAGAAATGACATTTAAAGGTGTCACagttaaatgaaaataattgtgcATTGCAGCATTACTTATAGTATATCTGTAGTTTTTTTCCTGTCAATGGTGCGAGCGCTGAAACACTAACAGGGAAACGTGTTTTTAAGGCTTCTGTATTTTACAAAGACCTTTAACCTTCCTCATATTTTTCTTCCAGGTTGGCAGCTCTACGGAACTAAAAGCTGCTGCAGGAGAGGCGACGGGGCTGCGTGGAAACAGACAACTTCAAAGATGGCGACAACgagagctgtgtgtgtttctattgAACTGTTCCTACTGGGAGGACTTAATGAGCCTATTGATTTACCAACCTTCCCCCCCGTctgctctataaataaatacacacaaacacacagcagaagcagcagcaccTGAGAAGGCACGGGCGTCTCTCTCTGGCTCACCTTCCCTTTTCGATCCATCTTCCTCTGTTATTCCCCTTTGGAATCTCATTTTACCTTCACCCTTCTTCCTTCCCCTTTTCATCCCTTTTGTCGAATCACGGGCTTTCAGGTTGAAGATTTATACAAAAACACCTTTTACAAAATGATGAGTTTTAAAGAGCAGTTGTATTGATTATATGGGGGTTGGGTGAGGGTCAGAAAGGGTTTAAATTCTTTGGAAGTGATAGGAAAGGAAATATCAGTTGACAATAGACTTTGGAAACACTACCCCACTGAACTCCTTCCTTAGTCAGATTTTTCCAATCTTCATGATTTTGTTTAACACTGCaaaccaaaaaggacaatctttaTGTTTCAGGGTGATATTTTCTtctcttgtttttattcaggaTTTATTTTGGATTGTTTCTCATGCCTGTATTCAGaccttttatttttgctttgaaCGCCTTATTTGGAATGCAGATGCTTGCATAGGTGCTTCCCCGCCAGTGCCTGATGGATGGTCTGTTGTTTAGAAAGTGAGAGAAAGGAATTTTCCATTGCTCTTCCTGCCAGCCGAGCCTGAGATGCTTTTGTCCTGTTCCAGCCAACTTCTACGCTGTCTGTGAACAACAGAGCCTCAGGTTTACATTTATTATCTGTGTCTCTGTAGCCCGATCTCTTTTGTGGTTTTTAAGGCTGAGCTTTTGATTTTTAGTGGCATTGAGATATTTTCGTACGCTTCTGTGTCTCAAAATAACACGATTGTCCCCCATCTGTCTCCGTTCCACCCTGAATGATTTCAGGAGGTAAGTCACATCAGATGTGCAGGGATGTGCTGGACTCCTAATTTGCCTTGCAAACCACACATTTGCTTTTTGGTTAAGCAGGAAGTGAACTGGAGGAGGATTTAGATTAGGAGccgttttaaaataaaatgtacaacAGCGTCAGAATGTGTTAACAAGATATCAGGAGACTGCttctcattttttgttttgaacgCTCATAGCTCAGCGTTGACTTGTTGAGGGCTTTGActtgttttggtgtttccttCTTTGAGTGTAGACATCACGCGGGCGAACTGGAAGAAGCCAGACCTCCACCTATAACAGAGCAGCTTCACCCTTGGGATaatgttttcagtttcttctccaTTTTTAACAGGAGGGTTTATTTATACTCTGGTTCCTCATACTCtgcagcacttttgttttgtaTATTTATCTTGTGAAAATAAAGTCATACCCTATTACGCTGACCCACACTTGTTGTTTGTGGTTTGTGTGTTAATTGCAAGGAGACGGTGATGTGTTAGCATGAAGGTCAGAGGTTTTTTTCCACTGCACAAACTTTACTCATCCGCCTGCTTATCAAGGGACATACGTTGAACCTCAAAGTTGATTGTGAAAATGTTTATCATTCTGTGTCAGCGCACCAAACTGCAAAATTGGGAACTGTAGTGATGAAGGCATGACGTCAGCATTACTCAAGTCTTTTCTTCCAAACGCAGCCACTGATAAAGGTTTGCTGCAGGCCGACGTGTAAAAACCAACGGTGTAATGGCAGCTAAAATCAATCAGAATCAATTAAAAATACTGAATTTCCATTGAGACGTGTGAAAACCTTTTCACAAGGCACTGAGGAtttaaggagcttggaaggaaaagcgtctggacttgtttaagtttctgGAGGATCTTTCActtctcatctgagaagcttcttaagTTCTAAGATCAAATTGATCAAATCAAATCCTAGGTatttaaaacaaagagtgagtTGTCCCGTTAGAGGGTGGTTGACCCATTATTGATTGTGTGCCTCATCAtgtgagccaaggtgtgaaaaagggtgttggtcattatcagcagaggtttcagGTGAAACCATTGTGAGATTTTGCCTCACCCTATTATGTGACCTATAAAGATCAACTGACGCAAgttgtgagtgggcgttaaggcgtctgggaagggatcttaAAACAGGATTATAGATGGCTGTTTGTAAGCCccgccctctgttcaaa from the Oreochromis niloticus isolate F11D_XX linkage group LG7, O_niloticus_UMD_NMBU, whole genome shotgun sequence genome contains:
- the chmp1a gene encoding charged multivesicular body protein 1a — encoded protein: MDETLFQLKFTSKQLERLAKKAEKDSEKEQAKVKKALQQKNVECARVYAENAIRKKNEGLNWLRMASRVDAVASKVQTAVTMKGVTKSMGQVTKALDKALNSMDLQKVSAVMDKFESQVQNLDVHTSVMEDSMSSAMTLTTPQEQVDDLIHQIAEQNGLEVMDQLNQLPAGATSVGAESSRSQEKEDLLSRRLAALRN